In Leptospira langatensis, a genomic segment contains:
- a CDS encoding suppressor of fused domain protein, translating into MFDKLKNLFKPKSRVPSDEEYSIHYEKKVKAIAGILGPMHNMVIHAIIPFDVGGAVDMYPFPNALEGTALVTFELIGPDGTGPLPNDFGTYELLAFTRHKIDEDETSPFNLTERRLCGIFTRIGNYCTGAVLKPNDTIEIPGGENEPNKCLVLHEWDAQNTRFSIDGKPHGLLLLLEVFRSEMDFARANGTPELVNLLKKEGHYPFSDLDRRPVR; encoded by the coding sequence TTGTTTGATAAACTAAAGAACCTATTCAAACCAAAGTCCCGTGTACCTAGTGATGAGGAATATTCAATTCATTACGAAAAAAAAGTCAAGGCGATTGCCGGAATTCTAGGACCCATGCACAACATGGTAATTCATGCTATCATTCCTTTTGATGTGGGAGGAGCGGTGGATATGTATCCTTTCCCTAACGCATTAGAGGGCACCGCTTTGGTCACCTTCGAATTGATTGGACCTGATGGAACTGGACCGCTTCCCAATGACTTCGGAACTTATGAATTGCTCGCCTTCACACGTCACAAGATTGATGAAGATGAAACTAGCCCCTTCAATCTAACAGAACGCCGCCTGTGCGGAATTTTCACTCGGATCGGCAACTATTGCACGGGGGCTGTGCTGAAACCCAATGATACGATAGAAATCCCAGGAGGAGAAAATGAGCCCAACAAATGCTTAGTCCTTCATGAGTGGGATGCCCAGAACACGCGATTCTCTATCGATGGCAAACCGCACGGACTGCTGCTGCTATTAGAAGTCTTCAGGTCTGAAATGGATTTCGCCCGCGCCAATGGGACACCCGAGTTGGTGAATCTTCTTAAGAAAGAGGGCCACTATCCTTTCTCTGACCTGGACCGGAGGCCAGTGCGCTAA
- a CDS encoding ChpI protein has translation MKTAVSIPDDLFKTAEKTAKRLGIPRSQLFAKALEEFIQLHSKESVTERLNKIYPKEKGSLKENISDLSVESLRKSLKNDSW, from the coding sequence ATGAAAACTGCTGTTTCAATTCCGGATGATTTATTTAAAACTGCAGAGAAAACTGCAAAAAGATTAGGGATCCCTAGAAGTCAGCTTTTTGCCAAGGCATTAGAAGAATTTATTCAATTACATAGTAAAGAATCAGTCACAGAAAGATTGAATAAAATCTATCCCAAAGAGAAGGGTAGTTTAAAAGAAAATATTTCTGATCTATCCGTTGAATCTCTTCGTAAGAGTTTAAAGAATGATTCGTGGTGA
- a CDS encoding DUF2200 domain-containing protein, translating into MENQKIFAMSFASVYPLYLQKAERKGRSKSEVDQIIFWLTGYDEKGLLKQIQKKVNFEDFFGQAPQMNENVSLIKGVVCGVRVEEIKDELMQKIRYLDKLIDELAKGKSMDKILRK; encoded by the coding sequence ATGGAAAATCAAAAAATCTTTGCAATGTCATTCGCTAGTGTTTACCCACTCTATTTGCAAAAAGCAGAAAGGAAGGGACGGAGCAAGTCAGAAGTAGATCAGATTATTTTCTGGCTAACTGGCTATGATGAGAAAGGACTTCTTAAACAAATCCAGAAGAAAGTAAATTTTGAAGATTTCTTTGGCCAAGCTCCACAAATGAATGAAAATGTTTCTTTGATTAAGGGTGTGGTATGCGGAGTGCGGGTAGAGGAAATCAAAGACGAACTCATGCAGAAGATCCGTTACCTTGACAAATTAATCGATGAACTTGCCAAAGGAAAGTCGATGGATAAGATCCTTCGCAAATGA
- a CDS encoding type II toxin-antitoxin system PemK/MazF family toxin — protein MIRGEIWWVDLGIPFGSEPGFKRPVLIIQDDSFNKSNINTVIVVSITSNLNLADAPGNVLLSKKDSNLSKEAVVNVSQIVTLDRERFLDKVGILKSSRMADVEEGLKLVIGLN, from the coding sequence ATGATTCGTGGTGAGATCTGGTGGGTGGATTTAGGAATCCCATTTGGTAGTGAGCCAGGTTTTAAACGTCCTGTCTTAATTATACAAGATGATTCTTTTAATAAGAGTAATATTAATACGGTAATTGTTGTATCAATTACATCAAATTTGAATTTAGCTGACGCTCCTGGTAATGTACTTCTATCCAAAAAAGATTCTAATCTTTCAAAAGAAGCAGTCGTAAACGTATCTCAAATAGTAACTTTAGATAGAGAGAGATTTCTTGATAAAGTTGGTATATTGAAATCAAGCAGGATGGCTGATGTTGAAGAAGGACTAAAATTAGTTATAGGTCTTAATTAA
- a CDS encoding alpha/beta fold hydrolase produces MNLQTSRIDSLEKIRIGGCKQWIAIRSKKPDGPILLFLHGGPGTAQIFFSRKPQIELEDHFIVVNWDQRGAGKSYNKSIKRSDMTIDTFLHDAQELMEYLIKRFEKEKIFLVGHSWGSILGIKLAATRPDLIFTYIGIGQVVDMKRGETISYNYTLRQAIASKNNKAIRELKRIGLPPYPDLNSSGVQRKWLSVFKGTMQKGNIYKTIFSNMSLSDVSISYLIKFVKGIVFSLQSLENEQMNINIMQEVRRLDMPVFFCEGKYDYTVPFELVEEYIKVLEAPQKKIVWFENSGHLPNFEEPKKFNDFCISLL; encoded by the coding sequence ATGAACTTGCAGACTTCTCGTATCGACTCTCTTGAAAAAATCCGAATTGGAGGTTGTAAGCAATGGATTGCGATTCGCTCCAAGAAGCCGGACGGTCCCATTTTACTATTCCTGCACGGTGGTCCAGGCACCGCTCAAATCTTCTTTTCTCGGAAGCCCCAGATCGAGTTAGAAGATCATTTTATCGTAGTCAATTGGGATCAAAGAGGGGCGGGTAAATCATATAATAAGAGCATAAAACGATCGGACATGACGATCGATACTTTCTTGCATGATGCGCAAGAGTTGATGGAATACTTAATCAAGAGATTCGAGAAAGAAAAGATCTTTTTGGTAGGACATTCCTGGGGGAGCATTCTCGGGATAAAGCTGGCCGCGACAAGGCCCGATCTAATATTTACGTATATTGGGATCGGCCAAGTGGTGGATATGAAAAGAGGAGAGACAATATCCTATAATTACACTCTCCGACAAGCTATTGCATCTAAAAATAATAAAGCGATCCGTGAATTGAAGCGAATCGGTTTACCTCCCTATCCGGATTTGAATTCCTCCGGAGTTCAAAGAAAATGGTTATCCGTCTTCAAAGGAACGATGCAAAAGGGGAATATCTATAAAACGATCTTCTCGAATATGAGCTTATCCGATGTTAGTATTTCATATCTCATTAAATTTGTGAAAGGCATCGTGTTTTCATTGCAAAGTTTAGAGAACGAGCAAATGAATATCAATATAATGCAAGAAGTCAGAAGACTTGATATGCCAGTATTCTTTTGCGAAGGGAAATACGACTATACGGTCCCGTTCGAGCTAGTCGAAGAATATATAAAAGTACTGGAAGCCCCTCAGAAAAAGATCGTTTGGTTTGAGAATTCAGGTCATCTTCCAAATTTCGAGGAGCCGAAAAAGTTTAACGACTTTTGCATTTCATTACTTTGA